One Burkholderia thailandensis E264 genomic window carries:
- a CDS encoding OprD family porin, with protein sequence MTQHRSMKRVARAVVLAWGLPMLAGVSISGAARADDAAPAAPALAPSAATLAQQAATPNAVVSADATQAVMPPAPVSSQAKSKGFIADSHFDVLLRNYADVLDAKGGPHRRAWIQGVMANFESGYTGGLIGFGVDASIYAALKLDGGAGGGNMVHVAKGGGGSNQLAWAFPGIYDVKARISNTVIKYGLQAVDNPFMEQHDNRALPPTFLGATIVSNEFKNVMLEAGSFTKTDARGHTTLTNLTTQYGGTRVDRFTYVGGTWDYSPTGSASFYAGQADDVWRQYYGSVKQSYGSPQTVKWTGFGNFYSTHDTGDARQGKIDNNAYSLSLAAQHGPHELLLGYQQVLGDQFFDYLNETNGIFLVDSMDVDYNAPHEKSLQLRYTFHGKDAGLPGFKAMVWGVTGWGADGSASAALDPTRSSIYWKDGAPVQGRHHEFGFIPSYTIQSGKLKDTKITFIAMWHVGSAHYSDSTNQEYRLVVNVPVKVF encoded by the coding sequence ATGACACAACATCGATCGATGAAGAGGGTCGCGCGGGCGGTCGTGCTCGCGTGGGGACTGCCGATGCTCGCCGGCGTGTCGATTTCGGGCGCCGCGCGCGCGGACGACGCGGCGCCTGCCGCGCCGGCTCTAGCGCCGTCCGCCGCGACGCTCGCGCAGCAGGCGGCGACGCCGAACGCTGTCGTCAGCGCGGACGCCACGCAGGCGGTGATGCCGCCCGCGCCGGTGTCGAGCCAGGCGAAGTCGAAAGGTTTCATTGCCGACAGCCATTTCGACGTGCTGCTGCGCAACTACGCGGACGTGCTCGATGCGAAGGGCGGGCCGCATCGCCGCGCATGGATACAGGGCGTGATGGCGAACTTCGAGTCCGGCTATACGGGCGGGCTGATCGGCTTTGGCGTGGACGCGTCGATCTATGCGGCGCTGAAGCTCGACGGCGGCGCGGGCGGCGGCAACATGGTGCACGTCGCGAAGGGCGGCGGCGGCTCGAACCAGCTCGCGTGGGCGTTTCCCGGCATCTACGACGTGAAGGCGCGCATCTCGAACACGGTGATCAAGTACGGTCTGCAGGCGGTCGACAATCCGTTCATGGAGCAGCACGACAACCGCGCGCTGCCGCCGACGTTCCTCGGCGCGACGATCGTCAGCAACGAATTCAAGAACGTGATGCTCGAAGCGGGCAGCTTCACGAAGACCGACGCGCGTGGCCATACGACGCTCACGAACCTGACGACGCAATACGGCGGCACGCGCGTCGACCGCTTCACGTATGTCGGCGGCACGTGGGATTATTCGCCGACGGGCTCGGCGTCGTTCTACGCGGGCCAGGCCGACGACGTCTGGCGCCAGTACTACGGCTCGGTCAAGCAGAGCTACGGCTCGCCGCAGACGGTCAAGTGGACGGGCTTCGGCAATTTCTATTCGACGCACGACACGGGCGACGCGCGCCAGGGCAAGATCGACAACAACGCGTACAGCCTGTCGCTCGCCGCGCAGCACGGCCCGCACGAACTGCTGCTCGGCTATCAGCAGGTGCTCGGCGATCAGTTCTTCGATTACCTGAACGAAACGAACGGCATCTTCCTCGTCGATTCGATGGACGTGGACTACAACGCGCCGCACGAGAAATCGCTGCAGTTGCGCTACACGTTCCACGGCAAGGACGCGGGACTGCCCGGCTTCAAGGCGATGGTGTGGGGCGTGACGGGCTGGGGCGCGGACGGCTCCGCGAGCGCGGCGCTCGATCCGACGCGCTCGAGCATCTACTGGAAGGACGGCGCGCCCGTGCAGGGCCGCCATCACGAGTTCGGTTTCATCCCGTCGTACACGATCCAGAGCGGCAAGCTCAAGGACACGAAGATCACGTTCATCGCGATGTGGCACGTCGGCTCGGCGCACTACTCGGACAGCACCAATCAGGAATACCGGCTGGTCGTGAACGTGCCGGTGAAGGTGTTCTGA
- a CDS encoding ABC transporter ATP-binding protein: protein MNAATDLISSTSSFVSASAGASNGEASGVEAPGADARSVGASPDAGALLSVRDLKVHFRVPLGGYPWSPKGTLRAVDGVSFDVKRGETVGLVGESGCGKSTLARALIGLAPVTAGTVQWRGAPIVSDARRDARKIRREMQMIFQDPLASLDPRMTIEQVVAEPLVTHRPGIGRGEVRSRVLTMLERVGLSAHHLLRYPHEFSGGQCQRIGIARALIGEPHLVICDEPVSALDVSIQAQIVNLLRDLQRELSLSYLFVAHDLAVVKAISQRVLVMYLGRVMEFGSRRDVYGAPQHPYTRALLAAAPTPEPARERARRPLLLASEMPSPLDPPSGCAFRTRCPDAIDACAREVPQPEVRGATAARVACIRAGTGGAPS from the coding sequence ATGAACGCCGCGACCGATCTCATTTCTTCCACTTCGTCGTTCGTATCGGCATCGGCGGGCGCCTCGAACGGCGAAGCCTCCGGCGTCGAGGCACCGGGCGCCGATGCGCGAAGCGTCGGCGCATCGCCGGACGCCGGCGCGCTGTTGTCGGTACGCGATCTCAAGGTACATTTCCGCGTGCCGCTCGGCGGCTACCCGTGGTCGCCGAAGGGCACGCTGCGCGCGGTCGACGGCGTGTCGTTCGACGTGAAGCGCGGCGAGACGGTTGGGCTCGTCGGCGAATCGGGCTGCGGAAAGTCGACGCTCGCCCGCGCGCTGATCGGCCTCGCGCCGGTGACGGCGGGCACCGTGCAGTGGCGCGGCGCGCCGATCGTGAGCGACGCGCGCCGCGATGCGCGCAAGATCCGCCGCGAGATGCAGATGATTTTTCAGGACCCGCTCGCGTCGCTCGATCCGCGCATGACGATCGAGCAGGTCGTCGCCGAGCCGCTCGTCACGCATCGGCCGGGCATCGGCCGCGGCGAAGTGCGCAGCCGCGTGTTGACGATGCTCGAGCGCGTCGGCTTGAGCGCCCACCATCTGCTTCGTTATCCGCACGAATTTTCCGGCGGGCAGTGCCAGCGTATCGGCATCGCGCGCGCGTTGATCGGCGAGCCGCATCTCGTGATTTGCGACGAGCCCGTATCCGCGCTCGATGTGTCGATTCAGGCGCAGATCGTCAATCTGCTGCGCGACCTGCAGCGCGAGCTTTCGCTTTCCTATTTGTTCGTCGCGCACGATCTTGCCGTCGTCAAGGCGATCAGCCAGCGCGTGCTCGTGATGTATCTCGGCCGCGTGATGGAGTTCGGCTCGCGGCGCGACGTGTACGGCGCGCCGCAGCATCCCTATACGCGCGCGCTGCTTGCCGCCGCGCCGACGCCGGAGCCCGCGCGCGAGCGCGCGCGGCGGCCGCTGCTGCTCGCAAGCGAAATGCCTTCGCCGCTCGATCCGCCGTCGGGCTGCGCGTTTCGCACGCGCTGCCCGGACGCGATCGACGCGTGCGCGCGCGAGGTGCCGCAGCCCGAGGTGCGCGGCGCGACGGCCGCGCGCGTCGCGTGCATCCGGGCGGGCACGGGCGGCGCGCCGAGCTGA
- a CDS encoding ABC transporter ATP-binding protein: MALLEVKNLGVRFTRREGEPVDAVSGVSFSLDAGRTLGIVGESGSGKSQTVMALLGLLAGNGSTSGEALFDGENLLRMNTRQLNAVRGDRIGMIFQDPMTSLNPFLTIERQMTESLQLHRKMSRKDALRRAVEALESVRIPDAARRIRMYPHEFSGGMRQRVMIAMALLLEPEILIADEPTTALDVTVQAQIIELLRELNRERGTSIVLITHDMGVVAGLADDVMVMYAGRTVEYASADAIFCAPSHPYTIGLLNALPRLDAPDDAPLVAIPGNPPLPGQGLSGCAFAKRCSHASDRCGAERPDLIRYSDAGALRACHRPIAEITGGLR, translated from the coding sequence ATGGCGCTACTCGAAGTCAAGAATCTCGGCGTGCGCTTCACGCGAAGGGAAGGCGAGCCCGTGGACGCGGTGTCGGGCGTGTCGTTCTCGCTCGATGCGGGCAGGACGCTCGGCATCGTCGGCGAATCGGGCTCCGGCAAGAGCCAGACGGTGATGGCGCTGCTCGGGCTGCTCGCGGGCAACGGATCGACGTCGGGCGAGGCGCTGTTCGACGGCGAGAACCTGCTGCGGATGAACACGCGGCAGTTGAACGCGGTGCGCGGCGACCGGATCGGGATGATCTTTCAGGACCCGATGACGTCGCTCAATCCGTTCCTGACGATCGAGCGGCAGATGACCGAGAGTCTGCAGCTTCATCGGAAGATGTCGCGCAAGGACGCGCTCAGACGTGCGGTCGAGGCGCTCGAATCAGTCAGGATTCCCGATGCCGCGCGCCGGATCAGAATGTATCCGCACGAGTTCTCGGGCGGCATGCGCCAGCGCGTGATGATCGCGATGGCGCTGCTGCTCGAGCCGGAGATCCTGATCGCCGACGAGCCGACCACCGCGCTCGACGTCACCGTGCAGGCGCAGATCATCGAGCTGCTGCGCGAGCTGAACCGCGAGCGCGGCACGTCGATCGTGCTGATCACGCACGACATGGGCGTCGTCGCGGGGCTTGCCGACGACGTGATGGTGATGTACGCGGGCCGCACGGTCGAATACGCGAGCGCCGACGCGATCTTCTGCGCGCCGTCGCATCCGTATACGATCGGCCTGCTGAACGCACTGCCGCGCCTCGACGCGCCCGACGACGCACCGCTCGTCGCGATTCCCGGCAATCCGCCGCTGCCCGGCCAGGGGCTGTCCGGCTGCGCGTTCGCGAAGCGCTGTTCTCACGCCTCGGATCGGTGCGGCGCCGAGCGCCCCGATCTGATTCGCTATTCGGACGCGGGCGCCTTGCGCGCGTGCCATCGGCCCATTGCAGAAATCACGGGAGGGCTGCGATGA
- a CDS encoding ABC transporter permease, with protein sequence MTPVTSSIDLPKPADAPPRSRTPFELAARRFVRNRAALASLAVLALIALACFIGPLLLPNDPAASDWSSISLAPTLANAHWFGTDELGRDLLVRTLIGGRVSLEVGLLGTFVSGLFGVAWGAIAGFAGGRVDATMMRVVDMMYAIPYLLIAILMMTLFGRSFILVVLTISAFSWLDMARVVRGQTLSLRTREFVDAARAIGVAPAAIVRRHIVPNLLGVVVVYATVSVPAIVLTESVLSFLGLGVQEPMTSWGVLIQDGAQKLEAMPWLLLAPAVMLCVTLYCVNFVGDGLRDALDPKDR encoded by the coding sequence ATGACGCCTGTTACTTCTTCGATCGATCTGCCGAAGCCGGCCGACGCGCCGCCGCGCTCGCGCACGCCGTTCGAGCTCGCCGCGCGGCGCTTCGTGCGCAACCGCGCGGCGCTCGCGAGCCTCGCGGTGCTCGCGCTGATCGCGCTCGCGTGCTTCATCGGGCCGCTGCTGTTGCCCAACGATCCGGCCGCGAGCGACTGGTCGTCGATCAGTCTCGCGCCGACGCTCGCGAACGCGCACTGGTTCGGCACCGACGAGCTCGGCCGCGATCTGCTCGTGCGCACGCTGATCGGCGGGCGCGTGTCGCTCGAGGTCGGCCTGCTCGGCACGTTCGTGTCGGGGCTCTTCGGCGTCGCGTGGGGCGCGATCGCGGGCTTCGCCGGCGGCCGCGTCGACGCGACGATGATGCGGGTCGTCGACATGATGTATGCGATTCCGTATCTGCTGATCGCGATCCTGATGATGACGCTGTTCGGGCGTTCGTTCATCCTCGTCGTTCTGACGATCAGCGCGTTCTCGTGGCTCGACATGGCGCGCGTCGTGCGAGGCCAGACGCTGTCGCTGCGCACGCGCGAGTTCGTCGACGCGGCGCGCGCGATCGGCGTCGCGCCGGCCGCGATCGTGCGGCGCCACATCGTGCCGAACCTGCTCGGCGTCGTGGTGGTCTACGCGACCGTCAGCGTGCCGGCGATCGTGCTGACCGAATCGGTGCTGTCGTTTCTCGGGCTCGGCGTGCAGGAGCCGATGACGAGCTGGGGCGTGCTGATCCAGGACGGCGCGCAGAAGCTCGAGGCGATGCCGTGGCTGCTGCTCGCGCCCGCCGTGATGCTGTGCGTGACGCTTTACTGCGTGAACTTCGTCGGCGACGGCCTGCGCGACGCACTCGATCCGAAGGACCGCTGA
- a CDS encoding ABC transporter permease subunit, with product MLAYALRRTLWAVPTILAVVTVCYLLLHFTPGGPFDSEKQLSAATLANLNAKYHLDEPLWKQYLMYLGSLLHGDLGPSFRYTDWSVNDLVRKAFPVSLGVGGVSIPLSIVLGVLLGTIAAVRRDSFVDRFVMLIGNFGNVIPPFVLGPVLVLIFAIALKTSEGAGWLPAGGWGDGGWRYRVLPVTLLTLINVSLLARVMRGSMIETLSSNYIRTARAKGLPGHTIVLRHALKPALMPVVSLFGTVCISSITAAVVTESVFALPGLGQLVVNGAINRDYTLVLGLVVLTTVCAVLFNLLVDLAYAWLDPRIRY from the coding sequence ATGCTGGCCTACGCATTGCGGCGCACGCTGTGGGCGGTGCCGACGATCCTCGCCGTCGTCACCGTCTGCTACCTGCTGCTGCATTTCACGCCCGGCGGGCCGTTCGACAGCGAGAAGCAGCTGTCCGCCGCGACGCTCGCGAACCTGAACGCGAAGTATCACCTCGACGAGCCGCTGTGGAAGCAGTACCTGATGTATCTCGGCTCGCTGCTGCATGGCGATCTCGGCCCGTCGTTCCGCTATACGGACTGGTCCGTCAACGATCTGGTGCGCAAGGCGTTTCCGGTGAGCCTGGGCGTCGGTGGCGTATCGATTCCGCTTTCGATCGTGCTCGGCGTGCTGCTCGGCACGATCGCCGCGGTGCGGCGCGACAGCTTCGTCGATCGCTTCGTGATGCTGATCGGCAACTTCGGCAACGTGATTCCGCCGTTCGTGCTCGGCCCGGTGCTCGTGCTGATCTTCGCGATCGCGCTGAAGACCTCGGAGGGCGCGGGCTGGCTGCCCGCGGGCGGCTGGGGCGACGGCGGCTGGCGCTACCGCGTGCTGCCCGTCACGCTGCTCACGCTGATCAACGTGTCGCTGCTCGCGCGCGTGATGCGCGGCTCGATGATCGAGACGCTGTCGAGCAACTACATCCGCACCGCGCGCGCGAAGGGCCTGCCCGGCCATACGATCGTGCTGCGCCACGCGCTCAAGCCCGCGCTGATGCCCGTCGTCTCGCTGTTCGGCACGGTCTGCATCTCGTCGATCACCGCGGCCGTCGTGACGGAATCGGTGTTCGCGCTGCCGGGCCTGGGGCAGCTCGTCGTCAACGGCGCGATCAATCGCGACTACACGCTCGTGCTCGGCCTCGTCGTGCTGACGACCGTCTGCGCGGTGCTGTTCAACCTGCTGGTCGACCTCGCGTATGCGTGGCTCGATCCGCGCATCCGCTATTGA
- a CDS encoding peptide ABC transporter substrate-binding protein has protein sequence MRRALPFRYHYQSHTMKHTHAFAAVLASLALTIAQSASAVTVPSNVTLADQQDLTRQVPAEVESLDPAHIESWTGNTIGLDLFEGLARIDASGAVVPGVAQSWEHKTPDTWIFKLRRDAKWSNGQPVTAADFVYSWQRLADPKTGSKYTILVEFVKNASAIIAGKQPPGSLGIRAIDPYTIEVTTEVPVSYFPELTAMAPLAPVNKDTVAKFGDAWTRPKNIVGNGPYSLVDWQPNNRIVMAKSDKYWNARNVVIRKVTYLPIENDETALRMYQAGQIDYTYSIPAGGFGQISKQFGKELRPGLQLATYYYYLKNSDPALKDKRVREALAMVLDRDILTSKITQAGEVPMYGLMPKGVKGVQRPFTPDWASWPMAKRVDYAKNLLKQAGYSDAHPLTFTLTYNTNDLHKKVALFAASEWRTKLGVTAKLENVEFKVLMKQRHDGKVQVARDGWFADYNDAMTFFDLIRCGSSQNTVGYCNPKVDALVAEANQKLDDGARSALLTQAHDLAMNDYPMVSLFQYSADRLVKSYVGGYTLTNYIDMRASQDMYLAKH, from the coding sequence TTGCGTCGCGCGTTGCCATTCCGCTACCACTATCAATCGCACACGATGAAACACACGCATGCCTTCGCGGCCGTGCTGGCCTCGCTCGCCCTGACGATCGCGCAATCCGCCTCGGCCGTCACCGTTCCCTCGAATGTCACCCTCGCCGATCAGCAGGACCTCACGCGGCAGGTGCCCGCCGAGGTCGAATCGCTCGATCCCGCGCACATCGAATCGTGGACGGGCAACACGATCGGTCTCGATCTGTTCGAAGGGCTCGCGCGCATCGACGCGAGCGGGGCAGTGGTGCCGGGCGTCGCGCAATCGTGGGAGCACAAGACGCCGGATACCTGGATCTTCAAGCTGCGCCGCGACGCGAAGTGGAGCAACGGGCAGCCCGTGACGGCCGCGGATTTCGTGTATTCGTGGCAGCGTCTCGCCGATCCGAAGACGGGCTCGAAATACACGATTCTCGTCGAGTTCGTGAAGAACGCGTCGGCGATCATCGCGGGCAAGCAGCCGCCGGGCAGTCTCGGCATCCGCGCGATCGATCCGTACACGATCGAGGTGACGACCGAGGTGCCGGTGTCGTACTTCCCCGAGCTCACCGCGATGGCGCCGCTCGCGCCCGTCAACAAGGACACGGTCGCGAAGTTCGGCGATGCGTGGACGCGCCCGAAGAACATCGTGGGCAACGGCCCGTACTCGCTCGTCGACTGGCAGCCGAACAACCGGATCGTGATGGCGAAGAGCGACAAGTACTGGAATGCGCGCAACGTCGTGATCCGCAAGGTGACCTACCTGCCGATCGAGAACGACGAGACCGCGCTGCGGATGTACCAGGCGGGGCAGATCGACTACACGTATTCGATTCCCGCGGGCGGCTTCGGCCAGATCAGCAAGCAGTTCGGCAAGGAGTTGCGGCCGGGGCTGCAGCTCGCGACGTACTACTACTACCTGAAGAACAGCGATCCGGCGCTGAAGGACAAGCGCGTGCGCGAGGCGCTGGCGATGGTGCTCGATCGCGACATTCTCACCTCGAAGATCACGCAGGCGGGCGAAGTGCCGATGTACGGGCTGATGCCCAAGGGCGTGAAGGGCGTGCAGCGTCCGTTCACGCCGGATTGGGCGTCGTGGCCGATGGCCAAGCGCGTCGATTACGCGAAGAACTTGCTGAAGCAGGCGGGCTACAGTGACGCGCATCCGCTCACGTTCACGCTGACCTACAACACGAACGATCTGCACAAGAAGGTCGCGCTGTTCGCGGCGTCCGAGTGGCGCACGAAGCTCGGCGTGACGGCGAAGCTCGAGAACGTCGAGTTCAAGGTTCTGATGAAGCAGCGCCACGACGGCAAGGTGCAGGTCGCGCGCGACGGCTGGTTCGCCGACTACAACGACGCGATGACGTTCTTCGACCTGATCCGCTGCGGCAGCTCGCAGAACACGGTCGGCTACTGCAACCCGAAGGTGGATGCGCTCGTCGCCGAAGCGAACCAGAAGCTCGACGACGGCGCGCGCTCGGCGCTCCTCACTCAGGCGCACGATCTCGCGATGAACGACTATCCGATGGTGTCGCTCTTCCAGTATTCGGCGGACCGCCTCGTGAAGTCCTACGTCGGCGGCTACACGCTGACGAACTACATCGACATGCGCGCGTCGCAGGACATGTACCTGGCCAAGCACTGA
- a CDS encoding cupin domain-containing protein — protein MVPSTENTRPANAGVALGSKIRALRQRLKRTLDETATAAGISKPFLSQVERGLASPSITSLAGIAHALGVTVQYFVETPSEERSVCRGDQLRFFSFADSANLFARLTNVPEGRQLEAILVRMPPGQKRSEVTTHAGEEFLYVIEGEVALTLEGKSFALHAGDSAHYQSTVPHSWVNTAKIESVVVWVGTPRLF, from the coding sequence ATGGTTCCTTCCACTGAAAACACGCGGCCTGCCAATGCTGGCGTCGCGCTCGGGAGCAAGATTCGGGCGTTGCGGCAGAGGCTGAAACGCACGCTCGACGAAACAGCGACCGCCGCGGGTATTTCCAAGCCGTTTTTGTCGCAGGTCGAACGCGGGCTCGCGTCGCCGTCCATCACGTCGCTGGCCGGCATCGCGCACGCGCTGGGCGTCACGGTGCAGTACTTCGTCGAGACGCCGAGCGAAGAGCGTTCGGTCTGCCGCGGGGATCAGTTGCGCTTTTTCAGCTTCGCCGATTCGGCGAACCTGTTCGCGCGGCTGACGAACGTGCCGGAGGGGCGTCAGCTCGAGGCGATTCTCGTGCGAATGCCGCCGGGACAAAAGCGCTCCGAGGTAACGACGCATGCAGGCGAGGAATTCCTGTATGTGATCGAGGGTGAAGTGGCGTTGACGCTGGAAGGCAAGTCGTTCGCGCTGCATGCCGGCGACAGCGCGCATTACCAGTCGACGGTCCCGCATAGCTGGGTCAACACCGCGAAGATCGAGTCGGTGGTGGTCTGGGTGGGAACGCCGAGGTTGTTCTAA
- a CDS encoding peptide MFS transporter codes for MNTRVSQTRSFTTVFLIEMWERFGYYGMAALLVLFMVDKLGFTDGQANLTWGAFTALVYASPSIGGWIGDKVLGARRSMIIGAVVLCAGYLMLAIPNDHLGFMYASLGVIVVGNGLFKSNAANLVRRIYEGDDARIDSAFTIYYMAVNIGSTASMLATPWIKDHWGWHTAFAVCCAGMVLGILNFVLMHRTLAHIGSQPDTQPVHWRRLAAVAAGGVALGLTTMYVLGHKQLAVASVWAAAFAILAIFAYMIAKSNRAERSGLIAALLLIAQVILFFIFYVQMQTSLTLFALRNVDPRFTLFGTTLFTWSPAQFQALNPIWIMLLSPVLVAVYNGLGKRGRDLPVAGKYALGFGVVALGYLAFAISGRFAVDGRVSSWFMVAGYGFYSLGELLVSGLGLAMIARYVPARMGGFMMGAYFVATGVSQYLGSVVANFAQMPSNDLPATASLPLYIELFTGLGWLAAAGMAIGLLMLPLMNRLSREHHRCEAQRREAQAAAAH; via the coding sequence ATGAATACTCGCGTCTCCCAGACCCGCTCGTTCACGACGGTCTTCCTGATCGAAATGTGGGAGCGTTTCGGCTACTACGGGATGGCGGCCCTGCTCGTCCTGTTCATGGTCGACAAGCTCGGCTTCACCGACGGCCAGGCAAACCTCACCTGGGGCGCGTTCACCGCGCTCGTCTACGCGTCCCCGTCGATCGGCGGCTGGATCGGCGACAAGGTGCTCGGCGCGCGCCGCTCGATGATCATCGGCGCCGTCGTGCTGTGCGCAGGCTACCTGATGCTTGCGATTCCGAACGATCATCTCGGATTCATGTACGCGTCGCTCGGCGTGATCGTCGTCGGCAACGGGCTGTTCAAGTCGAACGCCGCGAACCTCGTGCGCCGCATCTACGAAGGCGACGACGCGCGCATCGACAGTGCGTTCACGATCTACTACATGGCCGTCAACATCGGCTCCACCGCGTCGATGCTCGCCACGCCGTGGATCAAGGATCACTGGGGCTGGCACACGGCGTTCGCCGTCTGCTGCGCGGGGATGGTGCTCGGCATCCTCAACTTCGTGCTGATGCATCGCACGCTCGCGCACATCGGCTCGCAGCCCGATACGCAGCCCGTCCATTGGCGGCGCCTCGCCGCGGTCGCGGCGGGCGGCGTCGCGCTCGGCCTCACGACGATGTACGTGCTCGGGCACAAGCAGTTGGCGGTCGCGAGCGTGTGGGCCGCGGCGTTCGCGATTCTCGCGATCTTCGCGTACATGATCGCGAAATCGAACCGCGCCGAGCGCTCGGGCCTCATCGCCGCGCTACTCCTGATCGCGCAGGTGATCCTGTTCTTCATCTTCTATGTGCAGATGCAGACCTCGCTCACGCTGTTCGCGCTGCGCAACGTCGATCCGCGCTTCACGCTGTTCGGCACGACGCTCTTCACGTGGAGCCCCGCTCAGTTCCAGGCGCTCAATCCGATCTGGATCATGCTGCTGAGCCCCGTGCTCGTCGCGGTATACAACGGCCTCGGCAAGCGCGGCCGCGATCTGCCCGTCGCCGGCAAGTACGCGCTCGGCTTCGGCGTCGTCGCGCTCGGCTATCTCGCGTTCGCGATCAGCGGGCGCTTCGCGGTCGACGGCCGCGTGTCGTCGTGGTTCATGGTCGCGGGCTACGGCTTCTACTCGCTCGGCGAGCTGCTCGTGAGCGGCCTCGGCCTCGCGATGATCGCGCGCTACGTGCCGGCCCGCATGGGCGGCTTCATGATGGGCGCGTACTTCGTCGCGACGGGCGTATCTCAATATCTCGGCAGCGTCGTCGCGAACTTCGCGCAGATGCCGTCGAACGATCTGCCCGCGACCGCGTCGCTGCCGCTCTACATCGAACTGTTCACGGGCCTCGGCTGGCTCGCGGCGGCCGGCATGGCGATCGGCCTGCTGATGCTGCCGTTGATGAACAGGCTCTCGCGCGAGCATCACCGCTGCGAAGCGCAGCGCCGCGAAGCGCAGGCCGCCGCCGCGCACTAG
- a CDS encoding LysR family transcriptional regulator has product MNLRSIDLNLLVILDALLAERQVTRAGQRIGLTQPAVSNALGRLRYVFKDEILVRTPLGMELTPRAKALACPIRQILQQIEELFAPENQFDSITSDRRFTLRMSDLTELLLLPPLLRNIRGMAPHIRMNVMHLNADKTVEALDSGRLDMAVCAGLDHPGAISSQVLFQDRLVCVLSRRHPDANRPLTLERFAALDFLNVSINPVDSSLIDTMLADMRFTRRIAFNVPHWLVVPSMLDALPLAVIMSERHALSLGDPRLAIRELPLDLEPVTWSLYWHRRYDNSVAHEWLRSCIADVVDAIQQRSVLEEASAMG; this is encoded by the coding sequence ATGAATCTACGCTCGATCGACCTGAATCTGCTCGTCATACTGGATGCGCTGCTCGCGGAGCGGCAGGTGACCCGCGCCGGACAAAGGATCGGCTTGACGCAGCCGGCCGTCAGCAACGCGCTCGGCCGGCTGCGCTACGTGTTCAAGGACGAGATCCTGGTGCGCACGCCGCTCGGCATGGAGCTCACGCCCCGGGCGAAAGCGCTCGCCTGCCCGATTCGTCAAATTTTGCAACAGATCGAAGAATTATTCGCTCCCGAAAATCAATTCGATTCAATTACGTCGGATCGCCGTTTTACGCTCAGAATGTCGGACCTGACCGAATTGCTGCTGTTGCCGCCGCTGTTGCGCAACATTCGGGGTATGGCTCCGCACATCCGGATGAACGTGATGCACCTGAATGCGGACAAGACCGTGGAGGCGCTCGATTCCGGCCGGCTCGACATGGCGGTCTGCGCGGGGCTCGATCACCCGGGCGCGATTTCGTCGCAGGTGCTGTTTCAGGACCGGCTCGTCTGCGTGCTGAGCCGCCGCCATCCGGACGCGAACAGGCCGCTCACGCTCGAGCGCTTCGCGGCGCTCGACTTTCTCAACGTATCGATCAATCCCGTCGACAGCAGCCTGATCGACACGATGCTCGCGGACATGCGCTTCACGCGCCGCATCGCGTTCAACGTGCCGCACTGGCTCGTCGTGCCGAGCATGCTCGACGCGCTGCCCCTCGCCGTCATCATGTCCGAGCGGCACGCGCTGAGCCTAGGCGACCCGCGCCTCGCGATTCGCGAGCTGCCGCTGGATCTCGAGCCGGTCACGTGGTCGCTGTACTGGCATCGGCGCTACGACAACAGCGTCGCGCACGAATGGCTGCGCAGCTGCATCGCGGACGTTGTCGACGCGATCCAGCAGCGCAGCGTGCTCGAAGAGGCGAGCGCGATGGGTTGA